A single window of Cheilinus undulatus linkage group 12, ASM1832078v1, whole genome shotgun sequence DNA harbors:
- the LOC121518359 gene encoding serpin H1-like, which produces MWVTNLVSLVLLATAASAATSASADKVLSNHATILADNSANLAFSLYQNMAKEKNIENILISPVVVASSLGLVALGGKASTASQVKTLLKADKVKDDQLHSGLAELLTEVSDPKTRNVTWKISNRLYGPSSVNFVDAFVKSSKKHYNCDHSKINFRDKKTALNSINEWAAKSTDGKLPEVTKDVEKTDGAMIINAMFFKPHWDEQFHHQMVDNRGFMVSRGFTVSIQMMHRTGLYGFYEDKTNNLNILSMPLAHKKSSVVFFLPYHVEPLDRLEKLLTKAQLDTWMGKLKQTAVAVSLPKVSMEVSHNLQKHLGELGLTEAVDKAKADLSNISGKKDLYLSSVFHASALEWATDGNEMDTSIFGTDKLKDPKLFYADHPFIFLVKDQKTNSILFIGRMVRPKGEKMRDEL; this is translated from the exons ATGTGGGTAACAAACCTGGTCTCCCTGGTCCTCCTGGCCACCGCCGCCTCAGCTGCTACCTCAGCATCAGCAGACAAAGTCCTGAGTAACCACGCCACCATCCTGGCTGACAACAGCGCTAACTTAGCCTTCAGCCTCTACCAAAACATggctaaggagaaaaacatCGAAAACATCCTGATTTCCCCTGTAGTAGTGGCCTCCTCTCTGGGTCTGGTGGCACTAGGGGGCAAAGCGTCCACAGCCTCTCAGGTGAAAACCCTCCTGAAGGCAGATAAGGTGAAAGACGATCAGCTACACTCAGGCCTGGCTGAGCTCCTGACTGAGGTCAGCGACCCAAAGACCCGCAACGTCACCTGGAAGATCAGCAACCGTCTGTACGGACCCAGCTCTGTCAACTTTGTGGATGCTTTTGTGAAGAGCAGCAAAAAGCACTACAACTGTGATCACTCCAAGATCAACTTCAGGGATAAGAAGACTGCTCTGAACTCCATCAACGAGTGGGCCGCCAAGTCTACGGATGGGAAACTGCCAGAGGTCACCAAAGATGTGGAAAAGACTGATGGAGCAATGATCATAAATGCTATGTTCTTCAAAC CTCACTGGGATGAGCAGTTCCATCATCAGATGGTGGACAACAGAGGATTCATGGTGTCTCGTGGCTTCACAGTGTCAATACAGATGATGCATCGCACTG GTTTGTACGGCTTCTATGAAGACAAAACCAACAATCTGAACATCCTGAGCATGCCTCTGGCTCATAAGAAGTCGTCTGTGGTGTTCTTCCTGCCGTACCATGTGGAGCCTCTGGACAGACTAGAGAAGCTGCTGACTAAAGCACAGCTGGATACCTGGATGGGCAAACTGAAGCAGACAGCCGTGGCCGTGTCTCTGCCCAAAGTCAGCATGGAAGTCAGTCACAATCTGCAg AAACACCTCGGAGAACTGGGCCTGACAGAAGCTGTGGACAAAGCCAAGGCCGACCTGTCCAACATCTCAGGGAAGAAGGACCTGTACCTGTCCAGCGTGTTTCACGCCTCAGCTCTGGAGTGGGCCACCGATGGGAACGAAATGGACACCAGCATCTTTGGCACAGACAAGCTGAAAGACCCCAAACTGTTCTATGCCGACCACCCGTTCATCTTCCTGGTAAAGGACCAGAAGACGAACTCCATCCTGTTCATTGGCAGGATGGTGAGGCCGAAGGGTGAAAAGATGAGAGATGAGTTATAA
- the acer3 gene encoding alkaline ceramidase 3, translated as MAPAAQGYWGHTTSTIDWCEENYVVSFYIAEFWNTISNLIMILPPIYGAIQTFRDGLEFRYICSFLGLAVVGVGSWCFHMTLLYKMQLMDELPMIYSTCVFLYCLIECFKQENKIGLFPILLLIIFSVSVTVVYLQLKEPIFHQVMYGILVACLVMRSIYIVTWVYPWLRPLCYTSLGIFLLGFVLWNMDNFYCGTLRYARHNLPPVIGAVTQFHAWWHIFTGLGSYLHILLSMQIRTTYLKYRPKVKFVCGVWPTLHIETQKTS; from the exons ATGGCTCCCGCAGCACAAGGATACTGGGGGCATACGACCTCAACGATAGACTGGTGTGAAGAAAACTATGTCGTCTCTTTTTACATCGCTGAGTTTT gGAACACTATCAGTAACCTGATTATGATTCTTCCTCCCATCTACGGAGCCATCCAGACATTTCGTGATGGCCTCGAGTTTCGCTACATCTGCTCTTTCCTTGGACTGGCAG TTGTTGGTGTTGGTTCCTGGTGCTTCCACATGACATTGCTGTATAAGATGCAG ttaATGGACGAGTTACCAATGATTTACAGCACATGTGTGTTTCTCTATTGTCT aattgAATGCTTCAAACAAGAGAACAAAATTGGATTATTTCCTATTTTGTTACTTATAATCTTCAGTGTCTCTGTCACTGTG GTATATCTACAGTTGAAGGAGCCGATCTTTCACCAG GTCATGTATGGTATTCTAGTAGCATGCCTCGTGATGCGATCTATCTATATTGTTACATG GGTGTATCCATGGCTCAGACCGCTGTGTTACACCTCATTAGGAATCTTCCTGTTAGGGTTCGTCCTGTGGAACATGGACAACTTCTACTGTGGCACACTGAG ATATGCCAGACATAACCTTCCTCCTGTAATTGGAGCAGTCACACAGTTCCACGCCTGGTGGCACATATTCACAGGACTTGGGTCCTACCTGCACATACTTCTCAG caTGCAGATCAGGACAACCTACCTCAAGTACAGACCAAAAGTGAAG tTTGTCTGTGGAGTGTGGCCCACGTTGCACATTGAAACACAGAAGACGAGCTGA